In one window of Nitrospirota bacterium DNA:
- a CDS encoding acyltransferase has product MDPQAILNHPCLTMGENVFIADRVVINQAQGAGAVDLGDRVHLLRDTVIATGDGGAISIGADTYIQPRCQIMGYKGPIRIGCGVQIAPHCALYSYNHRFEPGEFIRLQPLTTKGGITVGDDAWLGFGVIVLDGVRIGRGAVIGAGSVVTRDIPDHAIAAGVPARVIRMRGEGVSRMDPEGARER; this is encoded by the coding sequence GTGGATCCACAGGCAATTCTCAACCATCCCTGTCTCACCATGGGAGAGAATGTGTTCATTGCGGACAGGGTAGTCATCAACCAGGCGCAGGGCGCAGGAGCGGTGGACCTGGGGGACCGGGTCCACCTGCTCCGCGATACGGTTATCGCCACCGGCGACGGGGGTGCGATATCGATCGGCGCCGACACCTACATCCAGCCCCGCTGCCAGATCATGGGATACAAGGGGCCGATCCGGATCGGCTGCGGGGTGCAGATCGCTCCCCATTGCGCATTGTACTCATATAATCACCGCTTCGAGCCCGGAGAGTTCATCCGCCTGCAGCCTCTCACGACAAAAGGGGGCATCACGGTCGGCGACGACGCATGGCTCGGATTCGGCGTGATCGTCCTCGACGGCGTTCGCATCGGCAGGGGCGCCGTAATCGGCGCCGGGTCGGTGGTGACGCGGGATATCCCCGACCACGCCATTGCAGCGGGGGTGCCTGCGCGGGTAATCAGGATGAGGGGCGAAGGGGTCTCGCGTATGGATCCCGAAGGAGCCCGGGAACGATGA
- a CDS encoding TIGR03016 family PEP-CTERM system-associated outer membrane protein — protein sequence MYKPVMTTGILLCRRGRGLLPWAAVVLAALFLPRPAPAAEFELRPSITVREEYNDNFFLNEDDKVDEFITRVMPSIQFRYGAPLWTWDLKYTFDYVYYARDKRDDEILHHLTLNGLIEAVKDRVFVRVADDYGRVSLDVTRDFTRESTFRDQSNRNLLTINPYYVFRVSPLLNVTTGYTYINTWYDDEQAVDKDEHIVSIEPRYELSPYVSIIGGYRFSYVDSEVNDYKRHDVYIGPRYEYFDQSFVYARVGNSWTEYIGREKTSNIYWAAGITHAFPTFTGFVEAGVDYTEDPQGTVRRSTRYLAGVRYDRERINANVSLGLTSYNNAEISVATGDLRPSSDDTDKYGATGALKYALTPNLTGTLDLTIERLERDFLDTYTSRFLGGLRFEYLLLEETRLALSYYYTDSYSPRLPGDRYENNRVFVEISKRF from the coding sequence GTGTACAAACCTGTTATGACCACCGGCATACTGCTGTGTCGGCGGGGGCGCGGGCTCCTGCCGTGGGCCGCTGTTGTGCTGGCGGCGCTGTTCCTGCCGCGCCCTGCTCCGGCTGCCGAGTTCGAGCTGCGCCCCTCGATCACCGTGAGAGAAGAGTACAACGACAACTTCTTCCTGAATGAAGACGACAAAGTCGATGAGTTCATCACGCGCGTGATGCCCTCGATTCAGTTCAGGTATGGAGCGCCCCTCTGGACATGGGACCTGAAGTATACCTTTGATTATGTCTACTATGCCCGCGACAAACGGGATGACGAGATCCTCCACCATCTCACGCTCAACGGGCTTATCGAGGCGGTGAAGGACAGGGTCTTCGTGCGCGTTGCCGATGACTACGGGCGGGTCTCTCTCGATGTCACGAGGGACTTTACCCGGGAGAGCACGTTCCGCGACCAGTCGAACCGCAACCTGCTCACCATTAACCCCTACTACGTCTTCAGGGTCTCGCCCCTGCTGAACGTGACGACAGGGTATACCTATATAAACACCTGGTACGACGACGAGCAGGCGGTGGATAAGGACGAGCATATCGTCTCGATCGAGCCCCGGTACGAGCTCTCGCCCTATGTTTCGATCATCGGCGGTTACCGTTTTTCATATGTGGACAGCGAAGTAAACGACTATAAGCGGCATGACGTCTATATCGGCCCGCGCTACGAATATTTCGACCAATCCTTCGTCTACGCCAGGGTCGGCAACAGCTGGACCGAGTACATAGGGCGGGAGAAGACCAGCAACATCTACTGGGCTGCCGGCATTACCCATGCTTTTCCGACCTTTACCGGCTTTGTCGAGGCGGGAGTGGATTACACCGAAGATCCCCAGGGAACGGTGAGGAGGAGCACACGATACCTGGCCGGGGTGCGCTATGACCGTGAGCGGATAAACGCCAATGTCTCTCTCGGCCTCACTTCCTACAACAATGCCGAGATCTCCGTGGCGACCGGCGATCTGAGGCCCAGCAGCGACGATACCGACAAGTACGGCGCTACGGGCGCCCTCAAGTACGCGCTCACGCCGAACCTGACCGGGACGCTCGACCTCACGATCGAGCGGCTCGAACGGGACTTCCTCGACACCTACACGAGCCGTTTTCTGGGCGGGCTGCGGTTCGAATATCTGCTCCTCGAGGAGACGAGACTGGCGCTTTCGTACTACTATACCGACAGCTATTCGCCCCGGCTCCCCGGCGACCGCTACGAGAACAACCGGGTCTTCGTCGAGATCAGCAAGAGGTTCTGA
- a CDS encoding glycosyltransferase family 2 protein codes for MHPFITVVVPVRNEARFIADTLLQLLRQDYPRDRFEIIVADGMSNDGTREIVFNLAREYPMLRLIPNRKRFSGAGRNIGFEHGKGDIFVVVDGHCHIDHNGYFTAIVESFAKSGADCLGRPQPLDPPGLTLFQKAVALARSSPIGHGGDSLIYSDYEGYASPVSNGAAYTRKVIEHLRSVDERFDACEDVEFNYRVEQAGFTTYTSPALAVRYYPREHLKGLFSQMMRYGQGRFRLLEKHAGTFSLNTLVPALFVAGIALLAAAALLSPLSALFLGLFDLLALVFILYGLLVTGEAVRIASRSGLRHLVFLPFVFIAIHAGLGAGFLREMARAGHAVLLPAALKRGALKRTALR; via the coding sequence ATGCATCCTTTTATCACGGTCGTCGTACCGGTAAGAAATGAGGCGCGGTTTATTGCGGATACGCTCCTGCAGCTGCTGCGGCAGGACTATCCCCGTGACCGGTTCGAGATCATCGTCGCCGACGGCATGTCGAACGACGGCACGAGGGAGATCGTCTTCAACCTTGCGCGGGAGTACCCCATGCTCAGGCTGATCCCCAACCGGAAGCGGTTCTCGGGCGCCGGCAGGAACATCGGCTTCGAGCACGGGAAGGGAGATATCTTCGTGGTCGTCGACGGCCACTGCCACATCGATCACAACGGGTACTTCACCGCCATCGTCGAGAGCTTTGCGAAGAGCGGCGCCGACTGCCTCGGCAGGCCGCAGCCGCTCGACCCTCCGGGGCTGACGCTCTTCCAGAAGGCCGTGGCCCTCGCGCGGTCGTCGCCGATCGGACATGGGGGCGACTCGCTGATCTACAGCGACTACGAGGGGTACGCGAGCCCCGTGAGCAACGGCGCCGCCTATACGCGGAAGGTGATCGAGCATCTCCGGAGCGTGGACGAGCGGTTCGACGCCTGCGAGGACGTGGAGTTCAACTACCGTGTCGAACAGGCGGGCTTCACCACGTATACCAGCCCCGCCCTGGCGGTGCGCTACTATCCCCGCGAGCACCTGAAGGGGCTCTTCAGCCAGATGATGCGGTACGGGCAGGGGCGGTTCAGGCTCCTCGAAAAGCACGCCGGGACCTTCTCGCTGAATACGCTTGTACCGGCGCTTTTCGTTGCCGGCATCGCGCTCCTCGCCGCCGCCGCCCTCCTGTCGCCGCTCTCGGCGCTCTTCCTCGGACTCTTCGACCTCCTCGCCCTGGTGTTCATTCTGTACGGGCTGCTGGTCACCGGGGAAGCGGTGCGCATCGCTTCGCGGAGCGGCCTCCGCCATCTCGTCTTTCTCCCGTTCGTCTTCATCGCCATTCATGCCGGTCTCGGCGCCGGCTTTCTCCGGGAGATGGCGAGGGCGGGGCACGCGGTACTCCTCCCGGCAGCGCTGAAGCGGGGCGCCCTCAAACGGACCGCGCTGCGATGA
- a CDS encoding UDP-glucuronic acid decarboxylase family protein — translation MSKRILVTGGAGFLGSHLCERLLNEGHEVLCADNFYTGRRSTIAHLMGHPCFEVLRHDICFPLYVEVDEIYNLACPASPVHYQFDPVQTTKTSVHGSINMLGLAKRVRAKILQASTSEVYGDPALHPQCETYWGNVNPIGVRACYDEGKRCAETLFFDYHRQHKLRIKVARIFNTYGPRMHPNDGRVVSNFIVQALRGERLTVYGDGSQTRSFCYVDDLVDGLVRLMNSADDITGPVNLGNPSEFSIAELARKVIELTGSSSAICFKPLPQDDPLQRKPDIALAARLLGWKPAMPLEEGLKRAIAYFRTVDAGSAEGLEKKEENRTGPSKGVPKITPINKKKQKPAGVGT, via the coding sequence ATGAGTAAACGAATTCTCGTTACCGGGGGGGCCGGCTTTCTCGGCTCCCACCTCTGTGAGCGGCTTCTGAACGAGGGGCATGAGGTCCTGTGCGCTGATAACTTCTATACGGGACGCAGGAGCACTATCGCCCACCTCATGGGCCATCCCTGCTTCGAAGTACTGCGCCACGACATCTGCTTTCCGCTCTATGTCGAAGTCGATGAGATCTATAACCTCGCCTGCCCGGCATCTCCGGTTCACTACCAATTCGACCCCGTACAGACCACCAAGACGTCGGTGCACGGCAGCATCAACATGCTGGGGCTCGCGAAGCGCGTGAGGGCGAAGATACTGCAGGCATCGACGAGCGAGGTCTACGGCGACCCCGCCCTGCATCCCCAGTGCGAGACCTATTGGGGCAACGTCAACCCGATCGGGGTGCGGGCCTGCTACGATGAAGGCAAGCGGTGCGCCGAAACGCTCTTCTTCGATTACCACCGCCAGCACAAGCTGCGGATCAAGGTGGCCCGCATCTTCAATACCTACGGTCCCCGCATGCACCCCAACGACGGACGGGTGGTGAGCAACTTCATCGTGCAGGCGCTGCGCGGGGAGCGCCTCACCGTCTACGGCGACGGGAGCCAGACACGGAGCTTCTGCTATGTCGATGACCTCGTGGATGGGCTGGTCAGACTGATGAACAGCGCCGACGATATTACGGGACCGGTAAACCTCGGCAACCCCTCTGAGTTCTCGATCGCCGAGCTCGCACGGAAGGTGATCGAGCTGACCGGATCGTCCTCGGCGATCTGCTTCAAACCCCTGCCGCAGGACGATCCGCTGCAGCGCAAGCCGGATATAGCGCTTGCGGCGCGTCTCCTCGGCTGGAAGCCCGCAATGCCTCTGGAGGAAGGGCTGAAGAGGGCCATAGCCTACTTCAGGACTGTCGATGCGGGTAGCGCGGAGGGGCTGGAAAAGAAAGAGGAAAATAGGACCGGCCCTTCGAAGGGCGTGCCGAAGATCACCCCCATCAACAAGAAAAAACAGAAACCGGCGGGAGTAGGCACCTGA
- the cysC gene encoding adenylyl-sulfate kinase gives MPRLQKTCSNVVWHTTLVTRSHRERMNGHRSVVLWFTGLSNSGKSTIAHRVEERLHRLGCRTFVFDGDNVRHGLCSDLGFSPEHRKENIRRIGEMARLFIEAGVISIAAFISPYDQDRKWLRTRAGSDSFIEIYCECPLEICEQRDVKGHYKKARRGEIPEFTGVSAPYEPPENPEIHLTTHEMTEEECAEAVVAYLIRNAVLFDTGKNEPEEKKAICS, from the coding sequence ATACCAAGGCTTCAGAAGACCTGCAGTAACGTGGTATGGCATACCACACTCGTCACCCGCTCTCATCGGGAGCGGATGAACGGCCACAGGAGCGTCGTCCTGTGGTTCACCGGGCTTTCGAACTCCGGCAAATCCACCATCGCCCACCGCGTCGAGGAGCGGCTGCACCGCCTCGGATGCCGCACGTTCGTATTCGACGGCGACAACGTCCGCCACGGCCTCTGCTCTGACCTCGGGTTCTCGCCGGAGCACCGGAAAGAGAATATCAGGCGCATCGGCGAGATGGCGAGGCTCTTCATCGAGGCAGGGGTCATCTCGATCGCCGCGTTCATCTCTCCCTACGACCAGGACCGGAAGTGGCTCAGAACGCGCGCGGGCAGCGACAGCTTCATAGAGATTTATTGCGAGTGTCCCCTCGAGATATGCGAACAGCGGGATGTGAAGGGGCACTACAAGAAGGCGCGGCGCGGCGAGATCCCGGAGTTCACCGGCGTCAGCGCACCCTACGAGCCGCCCGAAAACCCGGAGATACATCTCACGACGCACGAGATGACGGAAGAGGAGTGCGCGGAGGCGGTGGTCGCCTACCTGATCCGCAACGCCGTCCTCTTCGACACCGGGAAGAACGAGCCGGAGGAGAAGAAGGCTATCTGCTCGTAG
- a CDS encoding XrtA system polysaccharide deacetylase, with protein sequence MINALTIDVEDYFHVTAFEKYVKAEEWPQYPFRVSDNTMRILDMLDEFRVKATFFVLAWVAERDPALVKEIRKRGHDIACHGYAHELVYRIGPDRFRDDIRRARRILEDLCGAAVNGYRAPSYSITKASLWAFDILIEEGFTYDSSVFPIVHDIYGIPDAQRFPHAIERPAGVIKEFPMSTIQIRISGGEYRVPISGGGYLRLFPVGLIRRAIQHINRVERQPAVLYFHPWEIDPAQPRIEASFRSRFRHYLNLDKTAGKVRDLLQGLTFGPMRSILYDAD encoded by the coding sequence ATGATCAACGCCCTTACCATCGACGTGGAAGACTACTTTCATGTCACCGCGTTCGAAAAGTATGTAAAAGCGGAGGAGTGGCCGCAGTATCCCTTCCGGGTATCGGACAACACGATGCGGATCCTCGATATGCTCGACGAATTCAGGGTAAAGGCGACCTTCTTCGTCCTCGCCTGGGTCGCCGAACGGGACCCTGCGCTGGTGAAAGAGATACGGAAGCGCGGGCACGACATCGCGTGCCACGGCTATGCCCATGAGCTCGTCTACCGGATCGGACCCGACCGGTTTCGCGACGATATCAGGAGGGCCCGCCGCATCCTCGAAGACCTCTGCGGCGCTGCGGTCAACGGCTACCGGGCGCCGAGCTACTCCATTACCAAGGCGTCGCTCTGGGCCTTCGACATCCTGATCGAAGAGGGCTTTACCTATGATTCGAGCGTCTTCCCCATTGTCCACGACATCTACGGCATCCCGGACGCCCAGCGGTTCCCCCATGCAATCGAGAGGCCCGCGGGAGTCATCAAGGAGTTCCCCATGTCGACCATACAGATACGGATCTCGGGCGGCGAGTACCGGGTACCGATCTCGGGCGGAGGGTACCTGCGCCTCTTCCCCGTAGGATTGATCAGGAGGGCGATTCAGCACATCAACAGGGTCGAACGGCAGCCGGCAGTGCTCTACTTCCATCCCTGGGAGATCGACCCCGCGCAGCCGAGGATCGAGGCATCCTTCAGGTCCCGTTTCAGGCATTACCTGAACCTCGACAAGACCGCGGGCAAGGTGCGCGACCTTCTCCAGGGCCTCACCTTCGGACCGATGAGGAGCATACTCTATGACGCAGACTGA
- a CDS encoding phenylacetate--CoA ligase family protein, producing the protein MTQTEPNQGDFYAPVVRRIIAPLWAARERSPYLKHFACLKTSPYRPLAEVREEQWRRFKRLLDHAYAHTAYYRERMRSCGVVPDDLRSWEDMARLPLLTKDDIRKHKDSMIARTVPKEKLMPKKTSGSTGVSLEFFVDEESLQWKRACALRHDRWTGWEIGERIGAVWGNPEYKKSWRGYVRNALLERYTYLDTLKMDERAMADFHSRIRRKRPTLLFGHAHSLYLFAQFLEAKGLAAIRPKGIISSAMVLHDFERAAIERVFGCKVTNRYGCEEVSLIACECREHRGLHINMDTLVVEFLNEEGRQARAGEAGALVITDLTNVGMPFIRYRIGDVGVPSDRVCACGCTYPLIESLEGRAADYIVTAEGSFISGISLTENFAMLLGGIRQLQIVQEALDRLVFRIVRGERFSAAELKELDRLVVQRFGQSMRYSVEFVDSLQQERSGKYRFCISKVRNPFS; encoded by the coding sequence ATGACGCAGACTGAACCGAACCAGGGCGACTTTTACGCGCCCGTTGTCCGGCGCATCATCGCCCCGCTCTGGGCGGCCAGGGAGCGGAGCCCCTACCTGAAACACTTCGCCTGCCTGAAGACCTCGCCGTACCGTCCGCTGGCAGAGGTGAGGGAGGAGCAGTGGCGGCGGTTCAAACGGCTCCTCGACCACGCGTACGCCCACACCGCCTATTACCGGGAGCGGATGCGCTCCTGCGGCGTCGTCCCCGACGACCTGCGGTCATGGGAAGACATGGCCCGGCTGCCCCTGCTCACCAAGGATGACATCCGGAAGCACAAGGACAGCATGATCGCCCGTACGGTACCCAAGGAGAAATTGATGCCCAAGAAGACCTCGGGCTCGACCGGCGTCTCGCTCGAGTTCTTCGTCGATGAGGAGAGCCTCCAGTGGAAGCGGGCCTGTGCTCTCAGGCATGACCGCTGGACAGGGTGGGAGATCGGCGAGCGCATCGGGGCCGTCTGGGGCAATCCCGAGTACAAGAAGAGCTGGCGGGGGTACGTTCGGAACGCGCTCCTCGAACGGTACACCTACCTCGATACGCTCAAGATGGACGAGCGGGCCATGGCCGACTTCCATTCCCGGATACGGCGGAAGCGTCCGACGCTGCTCTTCGGCCACGCCCACTCGCTCTATCTCTTCGCCCAGTTCCTCGAGGCGAAAGGACTGGCGGCCATACGGCCCAAGGGCATCATCAGCAGCGCCATGGTGCTCCACGACTTCGAGCGCGCCGCGATCGAGCGGGTCTTCGGCTGCAAGGTGACGAACCGGTACGGCTGCGAGGAGGTGAGCCTCATCGCCTGCGAATGCAGGGAGCACCGCGGCCTCCATATCAATATGGACACGCTCGTCGTCGAGTTCCTGAACGAGGAGGGGCGACAGGCCAGGGCCGGAGAGGCCGGGGCGCTCGTCATCACCGACCTCACCAACGTCGGCATGCCGTTCATCCGTTACAGGATCGGCGATGTCGGTGTGCCCTCCGACCGGGTCTGCGCATGCGGCTGTACCTATCCGCTCATCGAATCGCTCGAGGGGAGGGCGGCGGACTATATCGTGACAGCAGAGGGGAGCTTCATCTCCGGCATCTCGCTGACCGAGAACTTCGCGATGCTCCTCGGGGGCATCAGGCAGCTCCAGATCGTGCAGGAAGCGCTCGACCGCCTCGTCTTCAGGATAGTGCGCGGAGAGCGGTTCTCCGCGGCCGAGCTGAAGGAGCTCGACCGGCTCGTCGTGCAGCGCTTCGGACAGTCGATGCGTTACTCGGTGGAGTTCGTCGATTCCCTGCAGCAGGAGCGGTCGGGGAAGTACCGTTTCTGCATATCGAAGGTCCGCAACCCTTTCTCGTGA
- a CDS encoding glycosyltransferase family 2 protein: MIIVELILIVSLTVLSVLTLYLVLLALAYFLHRPGKGYEPCAPEMRFAVIVPAHNEAAGIGVTLKSVKSLDYPAPLYEAVVVADNCSDATAAVVRAEGMRCLERNDSAKRGKGHALDYAISLLLGEQFDAFIVLDADSVLDRNFLNVMNSRMLAGQQVIQAYDGIANPDASPLTYVFLVGNSIENRLFYEAKARLGLSVNLRGNGMCFARNVFVEHPWTAYSIVEDVEYGLRLIKEGLPISFASETAVLARQPETLEQAHTQRVRWASGSMKVSKTYAFRLMIEGLHAQDRTLFDAGLTLAALSKPLLLLLSLAAVAAALLYQGGGYERGAVYAGWALLLLGTQVAYLLTGVLLERLTARRALFLLSSPILILWFFFITVLGIARYRSSLWLRTKRV; this comes from the coding sequence ATGATCATTGTCGAGCTCATACTTATCGTATCCCTCACGGTCCTGAGCGTCCTGACGCTCTACCTCGTCCTGCTCGCCCTGGCGTACTTCCTTCATCGGCCAGGGAAGGGGTATGAGCCATGCGCGCCGGAAATGCGTTTTGCCGTCATCGTCCCGGCGCACAACGAGGCGGCGGGGATCGGGGTGACACTGAAGAGTGTGAAGTCACTCGACTACCCCGCCCCGCTTTACGAAGCGGTCGTTGTGGCCGACAACTGTTCCGATGCCACCGCCGCAGTCGTCAGGGCAGAGGGCATGCGCTGCCTGGAACGAAACGACAGCGCGAAGCGAGGCAAAGGGCACGCGCTCGATTACGCGATCTCCCTGCTCCTCGGCGAGCAGTTCGACGCCTTTATCGTCCTCGATGCGGATTCGGTGCTCGACCGCAATTTCCTGAACGTGATGAACAGCCGGATGCTCGCCGGACAGCAGGTGATCCAGGCGTACGACGGCATAGCCAACCCCGATGCGAGCCCGCTCACCTACGTCTTCCTGGTGGGCAACAGCATCGAAAACAGACTCTTCTACGAGGCGAAGGCGCGGCTCGGCCTCTCCGTCAACCTCAGGGGGAACGGGATGTGCTTTGCCCGGAACGTCTTCGTAGAGCATCCCTGGACCGCCTACTCGATTGTAGAGGACGTCGAATACGGACTCCGGCTGATAAAAGAGGGGCTGCCGATCTCCTTCGCCTCCGAGACCGCGGTGCTCGCACGCCAGCCCGAAACCCTCGAGCAGGCGCATACCCAGCGGGTGCGATGGGCGTCGGGGAGCATGAAGGTATCGAAGACCTACGCCTTCCGCCTCATGATCGAAGGCCTCCATGCGCAGGACCGGACCCTCTTCGATGCGGGCCTTACGCTTGCGGCGCTGAGCAAGCCCCTCCTGCTGCTGCTTTCCCTTGCAGCGGTCGCTGCCGCGCTGTTGTATCAGGGCGGAGGATATGAACGGGGAGCGGTATACGCAGGATGGGCGTTGTTGCTCCTGGGGACGCAGGTCGCCTATCTGCTGACCGGGGTGCTGCTGGAGCGGCTCACCGCCAGGAGAGCGCTCTTTCTGCTCTCGTCGCCGATCCTCATCCTCTGGTTTTTCTTTATCACGGTCCTCGGCATTGCACGGTACCGCAGCAGTCTCTGGCTGCGGACCAAGCGCGTGTGA
- a CDS encoding glycosyltransferase family 2 protein has protein sequence MRRAGGRGIQPLVSVVTPVYNGARNLAECIESVLGQTYANWEYVIVDNRSTDRSLAIMQEYAAKDGRIRIHANERHLPIMQNWNHALRRIAPESAYVKVVHADDRIFPGCIAEMVGIAERHPGVGIVGSYRLDDTQVNCNGLSCPGPVVPGREVCSDTLRERLYVFGSPTTLLIRAPLVRERERFYNEDNLHADTEVCFDILQRHDFGYVREVLSYTRRGKEAMTCFARRCNTYLPSSLYLLKKYGPVYLPHEEWTRRFEEKMRGYYRFLGKSLLGGRDRRFWQYHRKALGDMGCELSLARLAYYAALELGETLSSPGKSAAKLVKKVRNQAAGGRK, from the coding sequence ATGAGGCGCGCCGGTGGACGCGGCATCCAGCCGCTCGTCAGCGTTGTTACGCCTGTCTATAACGGCGCAAGGAATCTTGCCGAATGCATCGAGAGCGTGCTCGGCCAGACGTATGCCAACTGGGAGTATGTTATTGTCGACAACCGCAGCACCGACCGCTCGCTCGCGATCATGCAGGAGTATGCGGCAAAAGACGGACGCATCCGTATCCATGCCAACGAGCGCCATCTGCCCATCATGCAGAACTGGAACCACGCGCTCAGGCGGATCGCCCCCGAAAGCGCGTATGTGAAGGTGGTCCATGCCGACGACCGGATATTCCCCGGGTGCATTGCTGAAATGGTCGGGATAGCAGAGCGGCATCCCGGCGTGGGCATCGTCGGGTCGTACCGTCTCGACGATACGCAGGTGAACTGCAACGGCCTCTCGTGTCCCGGCCCTGTCGTGCCGGGCAGGGAGGTCTGCAGCGATACCCTCCGCGAGCGGCTCTACGTCTTCGGGTCGCCGACGACGCTCCTGATCAGGGCCCCCCTCGTCAGAGAGCGCGAGCGCTTCTATAATGAGGACAACCTCCATGCCGATACCGAAGTCTGCTTCGATATACTCCAGCGCCACGACTTCGGGTATGTGCGCGAGGTGCTGTCCTATACCCGGAGGGGAAAAGAGGCGATGACCTGTTTTGCCCGGCGGTGCAACACCTATCTCCCCAGCAGCCTCTACCTGCTCAAGAAGTACGGGCCGGTCTACCTTCCGCATGAGGAGTGGACGAGGCGGTTCGAGGAGAAGATGCGCGGCTACTACCGATTCCTCGGCAAGAGCCTGCTCGGGGGAAGGGACCGCAGGTTCTGGCAGTACCACCGGAAAGCCCTCGGGGACATGGGATGCGAATTGAGCCTGGCAAGGCTCGCCTACTATGCAGCACTGGAGCTTGGCGAAACCCTTTCGAGTCCCGGCAAGTCTGCCGCGAAGCTGGTGAAGAAGGTCCGGAACCAGGCGGCGGGCGGCCGTAAATAA
- a CDS encoding glycosyltransferase, whose translation MKPLRVGHIIATNFFGGPEKQIVEHAQRSAGRDLSVVVISFIERSRRNELLERAADLGLDTHALHTNSPFNPKVIPELASFLKRNGIDLLCTHGYKSNVIGRAASWLAGRPEIAFSRGWTGEDRRIRLFEQLDRRFLRAADHVVAVSQSQRERVLSLNVPAGKVSVIHNCIDADRAAALPKQSIRAAFGLPREAVIVVSAGRLSPEKNFEGLLDAVQLAMKRDPRIHCIVFGEGAERENLEAKRSRYKLDGRFLLPGFRKDMMSFMADADIFVLPSLTEGLPNVVLEACALGKPVVATAVGGTPEIVRHGITGFLVKPGETRRMADYICRIARHRELGAAMGMSGHDYIRSHFGFDKQTAQLEHIYGEVYASFYHGRRTGKK comes from the coding sequence GTGAAGCCTTTGCGCGTGGGACATATCATCGCGACCAATTTCTTCGGAGGACCCGAAAAGCAGATCGTCGAGCACGCGCAGCGGAGCGCGGGCAGAGACCTCTCCGTCGTGGTTATTTCGTTTATCGAGCGGTCCCGGAGAAACGAGCTGCTCGAACGCGCCGCGGACCTCGGTCTCGATACCCATGCGCTGCATACGAACAGCCCCTTCAACCCGAAGGTCATTCCGGAGCTCGCTTCATTTTTGAAAAGGAACGGCATCGACCTGCTCTGCACCCACGGCTACAAATCGAATGTCATAGGACGGGCTGCGTCCTGGCTCGCCGGGAGGCCGGAGATCGCCTTCTCGCGGGGCTGGACAGGGGAGGACCGGAGGATACGGCTTTTTGAGCAGCTCGACCGGCGGTTTCTTCGCGCCGCCGATCATGTCGTCGCCGTCTCGCAGAGCCAGAGAGAGAGAGTGCTCTCCCTGAATGTCCCTGCCGGAAAGGTCTCGGTCATTCACAACTGCATCGACGCGGACCGCGCTGCGGCCCTGCCGAAACAGTCGATCCGCGCAGCCTTCGGCCTTCCGCGCGAGGCGGTCATCGTCGTCTCGGCGGGACGGCTCAGCCCTGAAAAGAACTTCGAAGGCCTGCTCGATGCCGTGCAGCTCGCTATGAAGAGGGACCCGCGGATTCATTGCATCGTCTTCGGCGAGGGAGCGGAGCGAGAGAACTTGGAGGCGAAGAGGAGCCGCTATAAGCTCGACGGCCGTTTCCTGCTGCCCGGGTTCCGCAAGGACATGATGTCGTTTATGGCGGACGCCGATATCTTCGTGCTCCCTTCCCTGACCGAAGGCCTCCCCAACGTGGTGCTCGAAGCATGCGCCCTGGGGAAACCGGTCGTCGCGACCGCGGTCGGCGGGACCCCGGAGATCGTGCGGCACGGGATTACCGGCTTCCTGGTCAAGCCGGGAGAGACGAGGAGGATGGCGGACTATATCTGCCGTATCGCCCGGCACCGGGAGCTCGGGGCCGCTATGGGAATGAGCGGACATGACTATATCAGGAGTCATTTCGGCTTCGACAAACAGACAGCGCAGCTCGAACATATCTATGGAGAGGTATATGCATCCTTTTATCACGGTCGTCGTACCGGTAAGAAATGA